A region from the Paludicola sp. MB14-C6 genome encodes:
- a CDS encoding DegV family protein has protein sequence MNKIKIMTDSASDIPKELEEDLDIKILSFPITVGDQGYMERIDFTNEEFYALLLDVPKIPVTSQITSLVFNEEFLEIYKQGYNELIYVAINSKGSNTYQSALLARDMFFEEHPSAKGEFQIHIIDSKTYTMAYGYAVIEAAKKAKKDAKSSEIVGFLEDWFDSVVVYFSPLKLDFAKKSGRISCAAAFVGELIGLKPIIRIMDGEMQILDKVRGEKAVAPALVKLAKETMIPQTPYFTVKGMAEAQSNELIECAEKQIGYQEIGAYLVGSAIAINAGPQVIGIIVKGTNRNIQMK, from the coding sequence ATGAACAAAATCAAAATTATGACTGATTCTGCGAGTGATATTCCAAAAGAGTTAGAAGAAGATCTGGATATCAAAATATTAAGTTTTCCTATTACAGTTGGAGATCAAGGATACATGGAGCGTATTGACTTTACAAACGAAGAGTTCTACGCTTTATTGCTAGATGTTCCGAAAATTCCTGTAACTTCACAAATTACGTCTCTTGTTTTCAATGAAGAGTTTTTAGAAATATATAAACAAGGCTATAATGAGTTGATTTATGTAGCAATTAACTCAAAAGGATCAAACACGTATCAATCTGCTTTATTGGCAAGAGATATGTTTTTTGAAGAACATCCTAGCGCAAAAGGCGAATTTCAAATTCACATTATAGATTCTAAAACTTATACAATGGCATATGGATATGCAGTGATAGAGGCTGCTAAAAAAGCAAAGAAAGATGCGAAATCCAGTGAAATTGTTGGATTTTTAGAGGATTGGTTTGATAGCGTTGTTGTTTATTTCTCACCATTAAAATTAGATTTTGCAAAGAAATCGGGGAGAATTAGTTGTGCTGCAGCATTTGTGGGAGAGCTGATAGGATTGAAACCTATCATTCGCATTATGGATGGAGAAATGCAAATTTTAGATAAAGTGCGTGGTGAAAAAGCTGTCGCTCCTGCTTTGGTAAAATTAGCGAAAGAAACCATGATTCCGCAAACGCCTTATTTTACTGTTAAAGGTATGGCTGAAGCACAAAGCAACGAGCTGATTGAATGCGCAGAAAAACAAATTGGATATCAAGAAATTGGTGCTTATTTAGTTGGTTCTGCTATTGCGATTAACGCTGGACCTCAAGTTATAGGCATTATTGTAAAAGGTACGAATAGAAATATTC